A section of the Pseudomonadota bacterium genome encodes:
- a CDS encoding LysR family transcriptional regulator, translating into MATPRNLDLASLRSVVAIVDAGTMTRAAARLHLTQSAISMQVKRLEATLGSAVFDRSPQGLTPTPAGEQLVHYARKLLALNDEAWGRLTAPDYEGEVALGCPSDIVDNWVPAALQAFSRDFPRVQVQLSTESTVHLLSAYHRGELDVILTTELDPRPDATVLDTQQLVWTGSHGGTAWQRRPLPFATCGNCAFRNVAVAALDNADVDWVSIVNTNDDRAIDAMAKADLCVRAELAGQVPAERELVDHRGALPDLPSCSVALYRGRVSDNTLADKLAAYLVEHKPHAA; encoded by the coding sequence GTGGCCACACCCCGAAACCTCGACCTTGCCAGCTTGCGCAGCGTGGTGGCGATCGTCGACGCCGGCACCATGACCCGCGCCGCCGCGCGTCTGCACCTGACCCAGAGCGCCATCAGCATGCAGGTGAAGCGCCTCGAGGCCACGCTCGGCAGCGCGGTGTTCGATCGCAGCCCGCAGGGCCTGACACCGACACCCGCGGGCGAGCAGTTGGTCCACTACGCGCGCAAACTGCTCGCGCTGAACGACGAGGCCTGGGGCCGACTGACCGCCCCCGACTACGAGGGCGAGGTGGCACTCGGCTGCCCGAGCGACATTGTCGATAATTGGGTACCGGCAGCCCTACAGGCTTTTTCGCGCGATTTCCCGCGGGTGCAGGTGCAGCTGAGTACCGAGAGCACCGTGCACCTGCTCTCGGCGTACCACCGCGGTGAGCTCGACGTGATCCTGACCACCGAGCTCGACCCCCGGCCCGATGCCACCGTGCTCGACACCCAGCAGCTCGTCTGGACCGGCTCGCACGGCGGCACCGCCTGGCAGCGCCGGCCACTGCCGTTCGCCACGTGCGGCAACTGCGCGTTCCGCAACGTGGCCGTCGCCGCACTCGACAACGCCGACGTCGACTGGGTGTCGATCGTGAACACCAACGACGACCGCGCAATTGACGCGATGGCGAAGGCTGACCTCTGTGTGCGCGCCGAGCTCGCCGGTCAGGTGCCGGCCGAACGCGAGCTTGTCGACCACCGAGGCGCCCTGCCGGACCTACCGAGCTGCTCGGTCGCGCTCTACCGGGGCCGTGTCAGTGACAACACGCTGGCCGACAAGCTCGCCGCCTACCTCGTGGAACACAAGCCGCACGCGGCGTGA
- a CDS encoding nucleotidyltransferase family protein, whose amino-acid sequence MLTESQARSRALRLVAAHPRRRRALEAVALLELPDGWLAAGFVRNAVWDSQYGVATTTADLDVVYFDPACTSAARDRDIEFALQQRCPGLRWSVKNQARMHARHGHPAYRSSVDAMARWPERQTAVAARLDRRGDVEGFAVFGFAVLFNGRVERNPRCAHGTYGHRCREKRWAERWPGLSVDTR is encoded by the coding sequence GTGCTGACCGAGTCGCAGGCCCGATCCCGGGCGCTGCGGCTGGTCGCCGCGCACCCACGTCGGCGTCGGGCACTCGAGGCGGTTGCGTTGCTCGAGCTGCCCGACGGCTGGCTCGCAGCCGGCTTTGTGCGCAATGCCGTGTGGGACAGCCAATACGGCGTGGCGACCACCACCGCAGACCTCGATGTCGTCTATTTTGACCCGGCCTGCACCTCGGCGGCACGTGACCGCGACATCGAATTCGCCTTGCAGCAACGGTGCCCAGGGCTTCGCTGGTCGGTGAAGAACCAGGCGCGCATGCACGCGCGACACGGCCATCCTGCGTACCGCTCGAGCGTCGACGCGATGGCGCGGTGGCCCGAGCGTCAGACCGCCGTTGCCGCGCGGCTCGACCGGCGCGGCGATGTCGAGGGTTTTGCAGTGTTTGGCTTTGCTGTGCTGTTCAACGGTCGGGTCGAGCGCAACCCCCGCTGTGCCCACGGCACCTACGGTCACCGTTGCCGGGAAAAGCGCTGGGCCGAGCGCTGGCCAGGGCTCTCGGTGGACACGCGCTGA
- a CDS encoding DUF971 domain-containing protein, whose translation MPTPTEIRVRQASRVLVVAFEDGYRCELDFEYLRVHSPSAEVKGHGPGQETLVVGKEAVQIVGCEPVGNYAVKIVFDDGHNSGLYTWDTLYALGQAFDTNWAAYLQRLADAGHTRTLS comes from the coding sequence ATGCCCACGCCCACCGAAATCCGCGTACGCCAGGCGAGCCGTGTGCTCGTTGTCGCCTTCGAAGACGGCTACCGGTGTGAGCTCGATTTCGAGTACCTGCGGGTGCATTCGCCGTCGGCGGAGGTCAAGGGACACGGACCCGGACAGGAGACGCTGGTGGTCGGCAAGGAGGCTGTGCAGATCGTCGGCTGCGAACCGGTGGGCAATTACGCGGTCAAGATCGTGTTCGACGACGGACACAATTCGGGCCTGTACACCTGGGATACCCTCTACGCGCTCGGACAGGCCTTTGACACCAATTGGGCCGCCTACCTGCAACGCCTGGCTGACGCCGGCCACACAAGGACCCTGTCATGA
- the ubiE gene encoding bifunctional demethylmenaquinone methyltransferase/2-methoxy-6-polyprenyl-1,4-benzoquinol methylase UbiE, whose translation MSEPRTTHFGYEDVPVEEKVDRVADVFHSVASKYDIMNDLMSFGIHRLWKQFALQHSGVRPGQTVLDIAGGTGDLAAAMARRVGSTGLVVLSDINASMLEVGRDKLINKGIVGNLEVAQADAEALPFDDDSFDCITIGFGLRNVTDKDRALASMHRVLKPGGRLLVLEFSKPTVPAFAALYDRYSFTVLPAMGKAVVGDADSYRYLAESIRMHPDQETLAAMMRGAGFERVDYHNLTAGVVALHKGIKV comes from the coding sequence ATGAGCGAGCCGCGCACCACCCACTTCGGCTACGAGGACGTGCCGGTCGAGGAGAAAGTCGACCGCGTGGCCGACGTCTTTCACTCGGTGGCGTCCAAATACGACATCATGAACGACCTGATGTCCTTCGGCATTCATCGGCTCTGGAAGCAGTTTGCCCTGCAACACAGCGGGGTGCGCCCGGGCCAGACCGTGCTCGACATCGCCGGTGGCACCGGTGACCTCGCCGCCGCCATGGCCCGTCGAGTGGGCTCGACCGGCCTCGTGGTGCTCTCCGACATCAACGCCTCGATGCTCGAGGTCGGACGCGACAAGCTCATCAACAAGGGCATCGTCGGCAACCTCGAGGTGGCCCAGGCGGACGCCGAAGCGCTGCCCTTCGACGACGACAGCTTTGATTGCATCACCATCGGCTTCGGGCTGCGCAACGTGACCGACAAGGATCGGGCACTGGCAAGCATGCACCGTGTGCTGAAGCCGGGTGGGCGGCTGCTCGTGCTCGAATTTTCGAAGCCGACCGTGCCGGCCTTCGCGGCACTCTACGACCGCTATTCCTTCACCGTGTTGCCAGCGATGGGCAAAGCGGTGGTCGGGGATGCCGACAGCTACCGTTACCTGGCCGAGAGCATCCGTATGCACCCGGACCAGGAAACGCTCGCGGCGATGATGCGTGGAGCCGGCTTCGAGCGCGTCGATTACCACAACCTCACGGCGGGCGTGGTGGCCTTGCACAAAGGCATCAAGGTGTGA
- a CDS encoding SCP2 sterol-binding domain-containing protein, with product MTLPHLLSGAISAVFDRAFAQNDEARAALRPHAGGLLRCELTSPSLTVDVLVLETSLEVLSVTDGEADAVLQTDLAGVLALSRGSDALLSGKARVRGSLRLVEGVHRAVTLLAVDWEDQLAPYIGDSLAHALAGLVDRVSRDGGRNRGRDAADVQRYLQHELGLLVTQPAWRALTDDTDALRSDIDRLEARLARLEAAR from the coding sequence ATGACGCTGCCCCACCTGCTCAGCGGCGCGATCAGCGCCGTGTTCGACCGCGCCTTCGCGCAAAACGACGAAGCCCGCGCCGCACTCCGGCCACACGCGGGTGGACTGCTCCGCTGTGAACTGACGTCCCCGTCGCTGACCGTGGACGTGCTCGTGTTGGAGACGTCGCTCGAGGTGCTCAGCGTCACCGACGGCGAGGCGGACGCGGTGCTGCAGACGGACCTTGCAGGCGTGTTGGCGTTGTCGCGTGGCAGTGATGCGCTGCTGTCCGGCAAGGCGCGCGTGCGTGGCAGCCTGCGCCTGGTTGAAGGCGTGCACCGCGCCGTGACGCTGTTGGCAGTCGATTGGGAGGACCAGTTGGCCCCGTACATCGGCGACAGCCTGGCGCACGCCTTGGCGGGGTTGGTCGATCGGGTCTCGCGCGACGGCGGGCGCAACCGCGGTCGCGACGCTGCCGACGTGCAGCGCTATCTGCAACACGAGCTCGGTCTGCTGGTCACGCAGCCGGCCTGGCGCGCGCTCACCGACGACACCGACGCCTTGCGCAGCGACATCGACCGTCTCGAGGCCCGCCTGGCGCGGCTGGAGGCGGCGAGGTGA
- the ubiB gene encoding ubiquinone biosynthesis regulatory protein kinase UbiB, with protein MSVFAISETRRLWTIQRVMVRYGLDEFLFAHPLARPLRWLMLLWPDRWLNPETRALPRADRIHRALEDLGPIFVKFGQTLSTRRDLLPDDIADALSKLQDRVTPFDTATARAEIERGLGMPIKDAFARFEDTPLASASIAQVHAATLHDGSSVVVKVLRPNMREVIKRDLGLMYRIARLAEKYWSEGPRLRPVEVVAEYEKTTLDELDLVREAANGAQLRRNFQNSDQLYVPEMHFDLCRENVLVVERIEGVQISNIAELRARGVNFEALANHGVDVFFRQVFRDNFFHADMHPGNVFVDTTTPDTPRYIAVDFGIVGALTLEDRRYLAENLVAFFHRDYDRVASLHVESGWVPEYTRIEDFASAIRSVCEPIFEKPLAEISFGLVLLRLFQTARRFEMQVQPQLILLQKTLLHIEGLGRQLYPELDLWKTAKPYLERWLSEQVGPRAVVKRLRAELPRYGEVLPELPGLMHAVLKDTQADRRRAAAQVEAMQALQLTVQRGQRVQLLAVLGVGSVLAAVILAGFAQVAGEPAPPAVWLLGGFGVCSAAVALLRR; from the coding sequence GTGAGCGTGTTTGCCATCAGTGAGACGCGTCGGCTCTGGACCATACAGCGGGTCATGGTGCGCTACGGCCTCGATGAATTCCTGTTTGCCCACCCGCTCGCCCGGCCGCTGCGCTGGTTGATGCTGTTGTGGCCCGACCGGTGGCTCAACCCTGAGACCCGGGCCCTGCCACGCGCCGACCGCATTCACCGCGCGCTCGAGGACCTCGGCCCGATATTCGTGAAGTTCGGCCAGACCCTGTCGACCCGGCGCGACCTCCTGCCCGACGACATTGCCGACGCGCTGTCGAAATTGCAGGACCGGGTCACACCTTTTGACACCGCAACCGCGCGGGCGGAAATCGAACGTGGCCTCGGCATGCCGATCAAGGATGCTTTCGCGCGCTTCGAGGATACGCCGCTGGCCTCGGCCTCGATTGCCCAGGTGCACGCCGCCACACTGCACGACGGCAGCTCGGTGGTCGTCAAGGTGTTGCGCCCGAACATGCGCGAAGTGATCAAGCGCGACCTCGGCTTGATGTACCGGATCGCCCGACTGGCGGAGAAATACTGGTCCGAGGGCCCGCGACTGCGCCCGGTCGAGGTGGTGGCGGAATACGAGAAAACCACGCTCGACGAGCTCGACCTCGTGCGCGAAGCCGCCAACGGCGCCCAACTGCGCCGCAACTTCCAGAACTCCGACCAACTATATGTGCCGGAGATGCATTTCGATCTCTGCCGTGAGAACGTGCTCGTGGTCGAGCGTATCGAGGGGGTGCAGATTTCGAATATCGCCGAGCTTCGCGCCCGCGGCGTCAACTTCGAAGCCTTGGCCAACCACGGCGTCGACGTGTTTTTCAGGCAAGTCTTCCGCGACAATTTCTTTCACGCGGACATGCATCCCGGCAATGTCTTTGTCGACACCACCACACCCGACACACCGCGCTATATCGCGGTAGATTTCGGCATCGTCGGTGCGCTCACTCTCGAAGACCGGCGCTACCTTGCGGAAAACCTGGTCGCGTTCTTTCACCGTGACTACGACCGCGTTGCGAGCCTGCACGTGGAGTCGGGCTGGGTGCCCGAGTACACCCGCATCGAGGACTTCGCCTCGGCCATCCGCAGCGTGTGTGAGCCCATTTTCGAGAAGCCGCTCGCGGAGATTTCCTTTGGTCTGGTGCTGTTGCGCCTGTTCCAGACGGCGCGGCGATTTGAAATGCAAGTGCAACCACAGCTGATCCTGCTGCAGAAGACGCTGTTGCACATCGAGGGCCTGGGGAGGCAGCTCTACCCCGAACTCGACCTCTGGAAAACCGCCAAACCTTACCTCGAACGCTGGCTCAGCGAACAGGTCGGTCCGCGCGCGGTGGTCAAGCGGCTTCGGGCCGAGTTGCCACGCTACGGCGAAGTGCTGCCCGAACTGCCGGGTCTGATGCACGCCGTGCTCAAGGACACCCAGGCCGACCGCCGGCGCGCCGCGGCCCAGGTGGAGGCCATGCAAGCGCTGCAACTGACGGTGCAGCGGGGTCAACGCGTGCAACTGCTGGCCGTGCTCGGGGTCGGCAGTGTACTGGCGGCGGTGATTCTCGCGGGCTTTGCCCAGGTGGCTGGCGAGCCGGCGCCACCCGCGGTGTGGCTGCTTGGGGGCTTCGGGGTCTGTTCGGCCGCGGTGGCGTTGTTGCGTCGCTAG
- a CDS encoding GNAT family N-acetyltransferase: MTTEREFDRLEATWTTLFNDDPTAGVFNSWDWNRLWWSHYGDAHSLLIVVVHVDGGPVAIAPCYLSRTRALRCLPVTTLRFIGSGGDTSPDDLGVLCQPAHRDTVSSALVAHLMSLGTVDRLHLCDMPRAAELHDQVITEAGAQGWTLCHRIDHQRRVDSLPDSVDAYVASLSKNARKQRKRRFQKLHQTGDARFVRCEHAGDIAAVFERLATLHRSRQVSKGEHGSFSSAAYNAFHQALMQRSLARGELRLVELKLDEETVGIEYAFQVKGVLALFQTGFDPRFKELSPGHLMMMHMIERAIEDGATRIDALKGDYDYKSTYAKDWQHSVTLDLYRSAPVARLIQLARRTRAVWRRVRDADSRSLQWPA, from the coding sequence GTGACGACCGAACGCGAGTTCGACCGACTCGAGGCCACCTGGACCACGCTGTTCAACGACGATCCCACGGCAGGGGTGTTCAACAGCTGGGACTGGAACCGCCTGTGGTGGTCGCACTACGGCGACGCGCACTCATTGCTGATTGTGGTGGTACACGTCGATGGTGGCCCGGTGGCAATCGCACCGTGCTACCTCAGTCGAACGCGGGCCTTGCGTTGCCTGCCGGTCACGACGCTGCGGTTCATCGGATCCGGCGGCGACACCTCGCCCGATGATCTCGGGGTGTTGTGCCAACCCGCGCACCGCGACACCGTGAGCAGCGCACTGGTTGCCCACCTGATGTCACTCGGCACCGTCGACCGCCTGCACCTGTGTGACATGCCCAGGGCGGCGGAGTTGCACGACCAGGTGATCACCGAAGCCGGTGCGCAAGGCTGGACCCTCTGCCACCGCATCGACCACCAGCGCCGTGTGGACAGCTTGCCGGACAGCGTCGACGCCTACGTGGCCTCGCTGAGCAAGAACGCCCGCAAGCAACGCAAACGCCGGTTTCAGAAACTGCACCAAACCGGCGACGCGCGGTTTGTGCGCTGCGAACACGCCGGCGACATCGCGGCGGTCTTCGAACGTCTCGCCACACTGCACCGCAGCCGCCAGGTCAGCAAGGGCGAGCACGGCAGCTTCTCCTCAGCGGCCTACAACGCCTTCCACCAGGCCCTGATGCAGCGCTCGCTGGCGCGCGGGGAGTTGCGCCTGGTCGAATTGAAGCTCGACGAGGAGACCGTCGGCATCGAGTACGCCTTTCAGGTCAAAGGGGTGCTCGCGCTCTTCCAGACCGGCTTCGACCCGCGCTTCAAGGAGCTGAGCCCGGGTCACCTGATGATGATGCACATGATCGAGCGTGCCATCGAAGACGGTGCCACCCGCATTGACGCGCTGAAAGGCGACTACGACTACAAGTCGACCTACGCCAAGGACTGGCAACACTCGGTGACGCTGGATCTCTACCGCAGCGCACCGGTCGCCCGGCTGATTCAGCTCGCACGGCGGACGCGGGCCGTCTGGCGCCGTGTGCGCGACGCTGACAGCCGATCACTCCAGTGGCCCGCGTGA
- a CDS encoding YdcF family protein: MSVLIDWLSQPLSMAFMTIGAGFVLAVLRRQRFGWLGVCVLAGTGLLWLASAPMAANNFVRWVEQPKQPPHGACATVLLQQASDWPVVVLGGAFDAYTDNTDPFEVLSHASLLRVLHAAKFDTGETRFFALGGGQTSRKISTLLAQVLLTRGVDAARITVETHSDSTHENATELAKLLPPETAGPIVLVTSALHMNRAEAVFRATGFDVCPARVGTLYSPPAGWVGYVPYIDPLLKSSRAWREFVVSLLYWWRGLSVF; this comes from the coding sequence TTGTCGGTACTGATCGATTGGCTGTCACAACCGTTGTCAATGGCGTTCATGACGATAGGGGCCGGGTTTGTACTGGCGGTGCTGCGTCGACAGCGCTTCGGGTGGCTGGGTGTGTGTGTGCTCGCGGGCACCGGCCTGTTGTGGTTGGCGAGTGCACCCATGGCAGCGAACAACTTTGTCCGTTGGGTCGAGCAACCGAAACAGCCTCCCCATGGTGCGTGTGCAACGGTGCTGTTGCAACAGGCGTCGGACTGGCCGGTGGTGGTGCTCGGAGGGGCGTTCGACGCCTACACCGACAACACCGACCCCTTCGAGGTGCTGTCGCATGCCTCGCTGCTGCGGGTGTTGCACGCGGCCAAGTTCGACACCGGTGAGACGCGCTTCTTTGCGCTCGGTGGAGGTCAGACATCGCGCAAGATCAGCACGTTGCTGGCACAGGTGCTACTGACCCGCGGTGTTGACGCCGCGCGCATCACAGTCGAGACGCACAGCGACTCGACCCACGAAAATGCCACCGAGCTCGCCAAGCTGCTGCCTCCCGAGACGGCCGGCCCGATCGTCCTGGTGACGTCGGCGCTGCACATGAACCGAGCCGAAGCGGTGTTCCGGGCCACCGGCTTCGACGTCTGCCCGGCGCGGGTGGGAACGTTGTACTCGCCGCCGGCCGGTTGGGTCGGGTATGTGCCGTACATTGATCCGTTGCTCAAGAGCAGCCGTGCCTGGCGCGAGTTCGTGGTCTCACTACTCTACTGGTGGCGCGGCCTCAGCGTGTTTTGA
- a CDS encoding 4a-hydroxytetrahydrobiopterin dehydratase, with amino-acid sequence MPAEPTLADFDALTHWQRHGDALAGGSLSRTLVFRSFRAAFAFMTDVADLAESQDHHPDWSNRYNRVTVSLTSHDVKGLTQRDIALARGIDALAETHGARAP; translated from the coding sequence ATGCCCGCTGAACCGACCCTCGCCGACTTCGACGCGCTGACCCACTGGCAGCGCCACGGCGACGCGCTGGCCGGCGGCAGCCTGTCGCGCACGCTGGTGTTCCGCAGTTTTCGCGCGGCCTTCGCGTTCATGACCGATGTCGCCGACCTCGCCGAATCGCAGGACCACCACCCGGACTGGTCCAACCGCTACAACCGCGTCACCGTTTCGTTGACCAGCCACGACGTCAAGGGGCTCACGCAACGGGACATCGCGTTGGCCCGCGGGATCGATGCCCTTGCCGAAACGCACGGCGCCCGCGCCCCATGA
- the uvrD gene encoding DNA helicase II, giving the protein MDVTYLLDALNSKQRDAVSAPPGNLLILAGAGSGKTRVLTHRIAWLNAVENVSPFGVLAVTFTNKAASEMRGRLESMLDRPLGPMWVGTFHGLAHRMLRQHWQDAKLPQGFQILDADDQLRLVKRLVRGLNLDEAAFPPRQAVWFINARKDEGLRAAHLDTPRDEVQQQFQRIYTAYEGACERAGAVDFAELLLRSLELLRDNAPVREHYQRRFSHLLIDEFQDTNEIQYAWLRTLAGPSCSVFAVGDDDQSIYGWRGARIENMHNFREDFANVEVVRLEQNYRSTGTILKAANALIEHNAGRLGKNLWTDAGNGEAISFYTAFDERDEARFVVERVKNWVEQGGRRDECAVLYRSNAQSRVLEEAMITANLPYRVYGGMRFFERAEIKDALAYLRLVCNRDDDVSFERVVNQPTRGIGERSVAQLRELARDQGLSLWQAAGQVSGRAGVALTKFLTLVDALAAQCGDDPLADQIDTVIAQSGLLAHYQKDESEKGQARVENLEELVGAARVFSPDSDAIEALSPLEMFLAQAALDAGDAQGEAWEDCVQLMTLHSAKGLEYPVVFMVGMEEGLFPHQRTLEDPSQLEEERRIAYVGITRAREKLYLCQAENRRLHGRELFTVCSRFVGELPGELIDEIRPQVQVTRPVYQHPERVTPSFLEEQTPYAIGQRVLHNTFGEGVVTGCEGQGKNMRMQVNFEAEGQKWLVLAYANLTPLA; this is encoded by the coding sequence ATGGACGTCACATATCTCCTCGACGCGCTGAACAGCAAGCAGCGCGATGCCGTGTCGGCGCCGCCCGGGAACCTGCTGATCCTCGCCGGGGCGGGCAGTGGCAAGACCCGCGTGCTGACCCACCGCATCGCCTGGCTCAACGCGGTCGAGAACGTCTCGCCCTTCGGTGTGCTCGCCGTGACCTTCACCAACAAGGCGGCAAGCGAGATGCGCGGCCGGCTCGAGAGCATGCTGGACCGGCCACTCGGGCCGATGTGGGTGGGCACCTTTCACGGGTTGGCGCACCGCATGCTGCGGCAGCACTGGCAGGATGCCAAGCTGCCCCAGGGTTTCCAGATCCTCGACGCTGACGACCAGTTGCGCCTGGTCAAGCGCCTGGTGCGCGGGCTCAACCTCGACGAGGCCGCCTTCCCGCCGCGCCAGGCCGTCTGGTTCATCAACGCGCGCAAGGACGAGGGGCTGCGTGCCGCCCACCTCGACACGCCGCGCGACGAGGTGCAGCAGCAGTTCCAGCGGATTTACACCGCCTACGAGGGCGCTTGCGAGCGCGCTGGCGCGGTCGACTTTGCCGAGCTGCTCCTGCGTTCGCTCGAGCTGTTGCGAGACAACGCACCCGTGCGCGAGCACTACCAGCGGCGTTTCAGCCACCTGTTGATCGACGAGTTTCAGGACACCAACGAAATCCAGTACGCCTGGTTGCGCACCCTGGCCGGGCCGAGCTGCAGCGTGTTCGCGGTGGGCGACGACGACCAGTCGATCTACGGCTGGCGCGGTGCTCGGATCGAAAACATGCACAATTTTCGCGAGGATTTTGCCAACGTCGAGGTGGTGCGCCTGGAGCAGAACTACCGCTCGACCGGCACCATTCTGAAAGCCGCCAACGCGCTGATCGAGCACAACGCGGGGCGCCTGGGCAAGAACCTCTGGACCGACGCCGGCAACGGCGAGGCGATCAGCTTCTACACCGCCTTCGACGAGCGCGACGAGGCCCGCTTCGTGGTCGAGCGGGTGAAGAACTGGGTCGAGCAGGGTGGCCGACGGGACGAGTGTGCGGTGCTCTACCGCTCGAACGCCCAGAGCCGGGTGCTCGAGGAGGCGATGATCACCGCCAACCTGCCCTACCGGGTCTACGGCGGCATGCGCTTTTTTGAGCGCGCCGAGATCAAGGACGCGTTGGCTTACCTGCGCTTGGTGTGCAACCGCGACGACGACGTCTCCTTCGAGCGTGTTGTCAACCAACCCACACGCGGCATCGGTGAGCGCAGCGTGGCGCAGTTGCGCGAACTCGCGCGTGACCAGGGCCTGAGCCTGTGGCAGGCGGCGGGTCAGGTGTCAGGTCGAGCTGGAGTGGCATTAACGAAATTTCTGACACTGGTCGACGCGCTCGCGGCGCAATGCGGCGACGACCCACTCGCGGACCAGATCGACACCGTGATCGCGCAATCGGGGCTGCTGGCGCACTACCAGAAAGACGAAAGCGAGAAGGGCCAGGCGCGGGTCGAGAACCTCGAGGAACTGGTCGGCGCGGCGCGTGTGTTCAGTCCCGACAGCGACGCGATCGAGGCGCTCTCGCCGCTCGAGATGTTTCTCGCCCAGGCCGCGCTCGACGCCGGTGACGCCCAGGGCGAGGCCTGGGAGGACTGCGTGCAATTGATGACACTGCATTCGGCCAAGGGCCTCGAGTACCCGGTGGTCTTCATGGTGGGCATGGAGGAGGGGCTCTTTCCCCACCAGCGCACACTCGAGGACCCGAGCCAACTCGAGGAGGAACGGCGCATTGCCTACGTCGGCATCACCCGTGCGCGCGAGAAGCTCTACCTGTGCCAGGCTGAGAACCGACGTCTGCACGGGCGCGAGCTGTTCACCGTGTGTTCGCGCTTCGTCGGTGAGCTGCCCGGGGAGCTCATCGACGAGATCCGCCCCCAGGTGCAGGTAACCCGGCCGGTCTACCAGCACCCCGAGCGCGTGACGCCCAGCTTCCTCGAAGAGCAGACGCCTTACGCGATCGGACAGCGCGTGTTGCACAACACCTTCGGGGAGGGCGTGGTGACCGGCTGTGAAGGCCAGGGCAAGAACATGCGCATGCAGGTCAACTTCGAGGCCGAGGGGCAGAAATGGCTGGTGTTGGCCTACGCCAACCTGACGCCGCTGGCCTGA
- a CDS encoding SDR family oxidoreductase: MSKRILVTGGSRGIGAATVRLLAQRGDRVCVNYRRDASAAAALVDELDGRGAEVFTAQADVADEAEVMALFESLDARWGGLDGLVNNAGILHTKTRLSGIDAARINAVLATNVTGTLLCAREAVNRMSTASGGAGGSIVNVSSSASRLGAPNEYIDYAASKGAVDALTTGLAVEVATEGVRVNAVRPGLIYTDIHASGGEPGRVDRLKHVVPMQRGGLAEEVAEAIVWLLSDASSYTTGSFIDVSGGR, translated from the coding sequence ATGAGCAAGCGAATCCTGGTCACCGGCGGCAGCCGCGGCATCGGTGCGGCCACCGTGCGCCTGCTGGCGCAACGCGGCGATCGTGTCTGCGTCAACTACCGGCGTGACGCGAGCGCGGCGGCGGCCCTCGTTGACGAGCTCGACGGGCGGGGGGCGGAGGTGTTTACTGCGCAGGCGGACGTCGCCGACGAGGCCGAGGTCATGGCGCTGTTCGAGTCGCTCGACGCGCGCTGGGGTGGCCTGGATGGCCTCGTGAACAACGCCGGGATCCTGCACACCAAGACCCGGTTGAGCGGCATCGATGCCGCGCGCATCAACGCGGTGCTGGCAACCAACGTCACCGGTACGCTCTTGTGCGCTCGCGAGGCGGTCAACCGCATGTCCACCGCCTCGGGCGGCGCCGGGGGGAGCATCGTCAATGTGTCGTCATCCGCCTCGCGGCTCGGCGCGCCGAACGAGTACATCGACTACGCCGCGAGCAAGGGGGCGGTCGACGCCCTGACCACCGGCCTCGCGGTGGAGGTGGCAACCGAAGGCGTGCGCGTCAACGCCGTGCGTCCCGGTCTGATCTACACCGACATCCATGCCTCCGGTGGGGAGCCCGGTCGGGTCGACCGGCTGAAGCACGTTGTGCCGATGCAGCGCGGGGGGCTGGCAGAGGAAGTCGCCGAGGCCATCGTCTGGCTGTTGTCCGATGCGTCCTCGTATACCACCGGGTCGTTTATCGACGTCAGCGGCGGCCGCTGA